In Lewinellaceae bacterium, a single window of DNA contains:
- a CDS encoding gliding motility-associated C-terminal domain-containing protein, which produces MNTITCWLLLLLSTNAWRAYEPTRIEESASLACNLSVNAGPDQTICNPGQPVNLNATVNGQLLNVSWSPSTGLSNPNSPNPTATVNTTTTYTVTVNGASNQNLMMNGDFSQGFSNFTSNYVPGTGGAFGLLSAEGTYAVSTNPALTHTNFSSFGDISGDGNMLVVNGAGVANQAVLCQTVTVSPGTNYAFSTYVASAISSAPAQLQFSVNGQLIGGIFGASPTPGQWDQFYAVWNSGGSSSATICVVNQNTALSGNDFCLDGLFFSELCQATDQVTVTVVQLNAGFTPPNGLCVSSAAVNLNSFLSPQATPGGTWTVNGAATSIFDPSQWGAGIHNLTYSVSQPPCFESVSLPIIVDPLPQALWFTPTGLCETSPVMNMNNWLTPNSLPGGFWTINGVASNGQFNPSFWGPGQHFISYTTGIPPCLNDHQGFVEVNALPSADFTAPQQLCAQAAPLLLNSWLHPASSPGGRWTVNGIPMTVLDPGSLGPGVYDIIYEVGAFPCSGIDQSTLIITEVPAPAPSCAQVTSNSITITWPAVPGAASYSVQILSSQSGGSLSGTSFSLGGLAPGETVELIVVADDGAGCQGISNAIQCATLSCIAPVVVIGEEAPRCADAPSFNLSVTVADTLPTGTWSGPGIADPATGAFDPALAGAGLHTVQFVTSSGDCPGQDAVMLRVLPVPVAEFTLPDTICISETALIEFTGMADPSATFSWNFDGGNSADMPNDTLQHVSWNSPGQKIVSLQIEQEGCLSELFADTIEVQPLLQPPLVNCQSTENSVEFFWPSDPAVDSFLVTVLGPQAGSMPSDTSFLVEGLIPGDTVNISITALSATACPDTLALASCIAEACPDITVDITPVPAICLEPDSDTLTLEALLAGGPDDGVFSWQGPGIVNGVAGLFSPAGAGAGVHTIQVTYTRGSCSYNASTAITIRPPPVASFEASSPICVTGFSELSFTGTAGGNASFDWDFGGGTATPADPFNVQWAAPGTYTLQLQVEEDGCFSEIVAQTVQVDDTLATPAITCEATYTSVIFSWTRTSNAFAYTVNVTDGPAGTILSDTSLLIDGLQPGQQVSIELAAFSANACPSITASATCAALPCPDVSLAIEPPAGQCFGGTAFDIPIQINILNDTGNGTLSWSGAGIANPSNAQWTVGAGQSGQPNPIVATWTEDVCVVADTAFLNVFANPASDFTAPPLICVEGLAAVEYMGTAAPTATYSWDFDGAQVISGSGQGPYQVQWPAAGNYIVSLQVEENGCTSEITTSNVTVDNILTPPTIQCEATYTSVLFSWNDTPNASGYQVQVTDGPPGNMLSSNSYLIGGLQPGQEASIQLTALSANACPAVTASATCAALPCPDVSLAIEPPADQCFGGTAFDIPIQINILNDTGNGTLSWSGAGIANPSNAQWTVDAGQSGQPNPIVATWTEDVCAVADTAFLNVFANPASDFTATSVICVEGQATVIYTGTATPDAAYNWDFNGAEVISGSGPGPYQVQWPAAGNYTIGLQVEEYGCSSGVSTQVVQADPLLQAPAVTCDPSFGSVLFTWSPVANAAGYQASGGGTMLSDTSYRVENLLPGQEATITVTALSANACPAASIDASCNGLLCPDATVSLEVTPLLCAGEEAQLDIAFFGEGGPYNLTLLIDGQPLALSEVEESYTMILPLTQSTLFSLQDIVDAGHPNCSLPSPPSVTAVVRQPVTAGVAAEPFELCSRTNTSIQLFNLLEGEQAGGAWSFTGGPALLPGSFNPASATFLPGQQPAGSYQFSYNIQAQAPCPNDSASVSITILERPLADAGEDLTLSCTFNVGSLGGPNTSQGPALQYHWTSEDDVDIMNPIQPFIDVSQPGTYELTVFNTENGCSDDDLAIVDSEIAFLVPHASVSPISCFQSNDGLIAIDSVIGGTTPYRYSLNGGPFTGTAAFLPLGPSVYDIIVEDATGCRAELQFQLDEPDEMQVVLLANFQAEDNTIQIGDSILLQALVNIPDEQVGKVYWQPDSLGCDTCLTATFAPQLSTLFSVRVTDVNGCSAEDRAQVFVRKDYNVFIPNVFSPNGDGYNDVFMIFAGKEVKEVQSFKVFTRWGESIFEDFNFRPNNPAHGWDGVFRDQPMNDAVFAYFAEIEMVDGQVVVFKGDVLLMR; this is translated from the coding sequence ATGAACACCATCACCTGCTGGCTGCTTCTGTTATTGTCGACCAATGCCTGGCGGGCCTATGAGCCAACCAGGATAGAAGAAAGCGCTTCCCTGGCCTGCAATCTATCTGTAAACGCCGGGCCGGACCAAACCATCTGCAACCCCGGCCAGCCGGTGAACCTCAACGCCACTGTAAATGGCCAACTGCTGAACGTAAGCTGGTCGCCCTCCACCGGCCTTTCCAACCCCAACAGCCCCAACCCGACAGCTACCGTAAACACCACCACCACCTACACCGTGACGGTCAACGGGGCATCCAACCAAAACCTGATGATGAACGGCGATTTCAGCCAGGGTTTCAGCAATTTCACTAGCAATTATGTGCCGGGCACCGGCGGCGCGTTCGGGCTGCTCTCGGCGGAAGGCACCTACGCCGTTTCCACCAACCCGGCGCTGACCCACACCAACTTCTCCAGCTTCGGAGATATTTCGGGCGACGGCAACATGCTGGTGGTCAACGGGGCAGGGGTTGCCAACCAGGCCGTCCTTTGCCAAACGGTAACGGTAAGCCCCGGCACCAATTATGCCTTCAGCACCTATGTGGCCTCCGCCATATCCTCAGCCCCCGCCCAACTGCAGTTTTCCGTCAACGGCCAACTGATCGGGGGCATTTTCGGCGCCTCCCCTACCCCCGGCCAATGGGACCAGTTTTACGCCGTCTGGAATTCCGGGGGCAGCTCTTCGGCCACCATCTGCGTCGTCAACCAGAACACCGCCCTGAGCGGCAACGACTTCTGCCTCGACGGCCTGTTCTTCAGCGAGCTCTGCCAGGCTACCGACCAGGTCACCGTCACCGTGGTGCAACTCAACGCCGGCTTCACCCCCCCCAACGGATTGTGCGTCAGCTCGGCGGCGGTCAACCTCAATAGCTTTCTCTCCCCTCAGGCCACTCCCGGAGGAACCTGGACCGTCAACGGAGCAGCCACCAGCATATTCGACCCCAGCCAGTGGGGCGCCGGCATTCACAACCTCACCTATTCTGTGTCGCAGCCGCCCTGCTTTGAATCCGTCAGTTTGCCCATCATCGTCGACCCCCTGCCGCAGGCATTGTGGTTCACGCCCACCGGCCTATGCGAAACCAGCCCGGTCATGAACATGAACAACTGGCTGACCCCCAACAGCTTGCCTGGCGGTTTCTGGACAATCAACGGGGTGGCGAGCAACGGGCAGTTCAACCCCTCTTTCTGGGGGCCGGGCCAGCATTTTATATCCTACACGACGGGCATTCCACCCTGCCTCAATGACCATCAAGGGTTCGTCGAGGTCAACGCCCTGCCCTCCGCCGACTTCACGGCGCCGCAGCAACTCTGCGCACAGGCTGCCCCCCTCCTCCTGAACTCCTGGCTCCACCCCGCCAGCAGCCCCGGCGGCAGATGGACCGTCAACGGAATTCCTATGACGGTGCTCGACCCGGGGAGCCTCGGGCCAGGGGTGTATGACATCATCTACGAAGTAGGCGCCTTCCCCTGCTCGGGCATCGACCAGAGCACCTTGATCATCACAGAAGTGCCGGCGCCGGCGCCGTCCTGCGCGCAGGTGACCAGCAACAGCATCACCATAACCTGGCCGGCAGTTCCGGGAGCAGCGAGTTATTCGGTGCAAATTCTCAGCAGCCAGAGCGGCGGCAGCCTTTCCGGCACGTCCTTCAGCCTGGGCGGCCTGGCCCCCGGGGAGACGGTGGAACTCATCGTCGTAGCCGATGACGGGGCCGGTTGCCAGGGCATAAGCAATGCCATCCAATGCGCCACGCTTTCCTGCATAGCCCCGGTAGTGGTCATCGGGGAGGAAGCGCCCCGCTGTGCGGACGCCCCCTCCTTCAACCTGTCTGTGACTGTAGCCGATACCTTGCCCACTGGTACCTGGAGCGGGCCGGGAATTGCGGATCCGGCCACCGGTGCCTTTGACCCTGCCCTGGCGGGGGCGGGCCTGCATACCGTGCAGTTCGTCACCAGCTCCGGCGACTGCCCGGGGCAGGACGCGGTAATGCTTAGGGTACTGCCCGTTCCGGTTGCCGAATTTACCCTGCCGGATACGATTTGCATTTCGGAAACAGCGCTCATCGAATTTACCGGCATGGCCGATCCCAGCGCTACCTTCAGCTGGAACTTTGACGGCGGAAACAGCGCCGACATGCCTAATGATACGCTGCAACACGTAAGCTGGAACAGCCCGGGGCAAAAAATCGTCAGCCTTCAGATAGAACAGGAGGGCTGCCTTTCCGAGCTGTTTGCCGACACCATTGAAGTGCAGCCCCTGCTGCAACCGCCACTGGTCAATTGTCAAAGCACAGAAAATTCGGTGGAATTTTTCTGGCCGTCGGACCCGGCGGTCGATTCTTTCCTGGTTACTGTCCTCGGCCCGCAGGCGGGCAGCATGCCCTCCGATACCAGTTTCCTGGTGGAGGGCCTCATCCCCGGCGACACCGTGAATATCAGCATCACGGCCCTCAGCGCCACCGCCTGCCCGGATACCTTGGCGCTGGCCAGCTGCATCGCCGAGGCCTGCCCGGATATTACCGTTGACATCACCCCCGTTCCTGCCATCTGCCTGGAACCGGATAGCGATACCCTCACCCTGGAAGCTCTACTCGCCGGCGGCCCCGATGACGGCGTGTTTTCCTGGCAGGGGCCCGGCATCGTCAACGGAGTGGCGGGCCTGTTTAGTCCGGCGGGGGCAGGCGCAGGCGTTCATACCATCCAGGTGACGTACACCCGGGGCAGTTGCAGCTATAACGCGAGCACTGCCATTACCATCCGGCCACCCCCCGTTGCCAGCTTCGAGGCTAGCAGCCCGATCTGCGTCACCGGCTTTTCCGAACTGTCCTTTACCGGTACAGCCGGCGGCAATGCGAGCTTCGATTGGGATTTTGGCGGAGGCACGGCCACGCCCGCCGATCCGTTCAATGTGCAGTGGGCAGCCCCTGGTACTTACACCCTACAGCTACAGGTGGAAGAAGACGGCTGTTTTTCCGAAATCGTTGCCCAAACCGTACAGGTAGACGACACCCTGGCTACTCCGGCAATCACCTGCGAAGCTACCTACACTTCTGTCATTTTTAGCTGGACCCGTACCTCCAACGCTTTTGCATACACAGTCAATGTAACGGATGGGCCGGCCGGCACTATCCTCTCCGATACCAGCCTGCTGATCGACGGGCTTCAACCCGGCCAGCAAGTAAGCATTGAACTGGCAGCCTTTAGCGCCAATGCTTGTCCATCCATAACGGCAAGCGCCACCTGCGCTGCCCTGCCCTGCCCCGACGTCAGCCTGGCCATAGAGCCTCCGGCCGGCCAGTGCTTCGGCGGAACGGCATTCGACATTCCCATCCAGATCAATATACTGAACGATACCGGCAACGGAACCCTCAGCTGGAGCGGCGCCGGCATCGCCAACCCCTCCAATGCCCAATGGACGGTAGGCGCCGGCCAGTCAGGCCAGCCCAACCCCATCGTCGCTACCTGGACGGAGGATGTGTGCGTGGTGGCCGATACGGCCTTCCTGAATGTCTTTGCCAACCCTGCCTCCGATTTCACAGCTCCCCCCCTGATCTGCGTGGAAGGACTGGCTGCTGTCGAGTACATGGGCACGGCTGCGCCCACCGCAACTTATAGCTGGGATTTTGACGGCGCACAGGTTATCAGCGGCAGCGGACAAGGGCCTTATCAGGTGCAATGGCCCGCCGCCGGCAATTACATCGTCAGCCTGCAGGTAGAAGAAAACGGCTGTACCTCTGAAATAACAACCAGCAACGTAACAGTTGACAACATTCTCACTCCGCCAACCATACAGTGCGAGGCCACTTACACCTCCGTTTTATTCAGCTGGAATGACACTCCCAATGCCTCTGGCTACCAGGTGCAGGTGACGGATGGCCCTCCGGGCAACATGCTTTCCAGCAACAGCTATCTCATCGGCGGCCTGCAACCCGGCCAGGAAGCGAGCATCCAACTCACCGCCCTGAGCGCCAACGCCTGCCCGGCGGTAACGGCAAGCGCCACCTGCGCTGCCCTGCCCTGCCCCGACGTCAGCCTGGCTATAGAGCCTCCGGCCGATCAGTGCTTCGGCGGAACGGCCTTTGACATTCCCATCCAGATCAATATACTGAACGATACCGGAAATGGAACCCTGAGCTGGAGCGGCGCCGGCATCGCCAACCCCTCCAATGCCCAATGGACGGTGGACGCCGGCCAGTCAGGACAGCCCAACCCCATCGTCGCCACCTGGACGGAGGATGTGTGCGCAGTGGCCGATACGGCCTTCCTGAATGTCTTTGCCAACCCCGCCTCCGATTTCACGGCTACCTCCGTGATTTGCGTGGAAGGACAGGCTACCGTCATCTACACCGGCACGGCCACGCCCGACGCAGCCTACAACTGGGATTTTAACGGCGCAGAAGTGATCAGCGGCAGCGGGCCAGGGCCCTATCAGGTGCAATGGCCTGCTGCCGGAAATTATACCATCGGCCTGCAGGTGGAGGAGTACGGCTGTTCTTCCGGCGTTTCTACCCAAGTTGTCCAGGCAGATCCGCTCCTTCAGGCGCCGGCGGTAACCTGCGACCCCAGCTTCGGCAGCGTCCTCTTCACCTGGAGCCCGGTAGCCAACGCCGCCGGTTATCAGGCCAGCGGCGGCGGCACCATGCTGAGCGATACTTCTTACCGGGTTGAAAACCTGTTGCCCGGGCAAGAAGCTACCATCACGGTAACTGCCTTGAGCGCCAACGCCTGCCCGGCGGCAAGCATTGACGCCAGTTGCAACGGCCTGCTCTGTCCCGACGCCACTGTTAGCCTGGAAGTAACCCCCTTGCTCTGCGCCGGCGAGGAGGCCCAGCTCGACATTGCCTTCTTCGGCGAGGGCGGCCCCTACAACCTGACCCTGCTCATCGACGGGCAGCCCCTCGCTCTGAGCGAAGTCGAAGAGAGCTACACCATGATCCTGCCCCTCACCCAAAGTACCCTGTTCAGCTTGCAGGATATTGTGGACGCCGGCCACCCCAACTGCAGCCTGCCCAGCCCGCCTTCGGTGACGGCGGTGGTGCGGCAGCCCGTTACCGCCGGCGTTGCTGCCGAACCCTTTGAGCTGTGCAGCCGCACCAATACCAGCATCCAGCTCTTCAATCTCCTGGAGGGAGAGCAGGCGGGCGGCGCCTGGAGCTTCACCGGCGGGCCGGCGTTGTTGCCCGGCAGTTTCAACCCGGCCAGCGCCACTTTCCTGCCCGGCCAGCAACCGGCGGGGAGTTACCAGTTCAGTTATAACATACAGGCACAGGCCCCCTGCCCCAACGACAGCGCCAGCGTGAGCATCACCATCCTTGAACGCCCGCTAGCCGACGCCGGCGAGGATCTCACCCTCAGCTGCACCTTCAACGTCGGCTCCCTGGGCGGCCCCAACACCAGCCAGGGGCCTGCCCTGCAGTACCACTGGACCTCCGAAGATGATGTCGACATCATGAACCCTATCCAGCCATTTATAGACGTCAGCCAGCCCGGAACCTATGAACTCACTGTGTTCAACACCGAAAACGGGTGCAGCGATGATGATCTGGCCATCGTCGATTCCGAGATCGCCTTTCTGGTGCCGCACGCCTCGGTCAGCCCGATCAGCTGCTTCCAGTCTAATGACGGCCTGATTGCCATCGACTCTGTTATTGGCGGCACTACGCCTTACCGCTACAGCCTCAACGGAGGGCCATTCACCGGCACGGCGGCCTTTTTGCCGCTCGGCCCCAGCGTTTATGACATCATCGTGGAGGACGCCACCGGCTGCCGGGCGGAGCTGCAGTTCCAGCTCGACGAGCCCGACGAGATGCAGGTGGTGCTGCTGGCCAACTTCCAGGCGGAAGACAATACCATTCAGATTGGCGACAGCATACTGCTACAGGCCCTGGTCAACATCCCGGATGAGCAGGTCGGCAAGGTTTACTGGCAGCCTGACAGCCTGGGGTGCGACACCTGCCTTACGGCTACTTTCGCTCCGCAGCTTAGCACGCTCTTCTCGGTACGGGTCACCGACGTCAACGGCTGCTCGGCGGAAGACCGGGCACAGGTATTTGTGCGCAAAGATTACAACGTCTTCATTCCCAATGTGTTCTCGCCCAATGGAGACGGCTACAACGACGTGTTTATGATTTTTGCCGGCAAGGAAGTGAAAGAGGTGCAGTCCTTTAAAGTATTTACGCGCTGGGGGGAGTCCATTTTCGAAGACTTCAACTTCCGGCCCAACAACCCGGCGCACGGGTGGGATGGCGTCTTCCGGGACCAGCCGATGAACGATGCCGTGTTCGCCTATTTTGCCGAAATAGAAATGGTGGATGGGCAGGTGGTGGTGTTTAAAGGGGATGTGTTGTTGATGCGGTGA
- a CDS encoding T9SS type A sorting domain-containing protein yields the protein MKEQVVLLIFFLVSIYANGQAWQKLSSGLDYTPARMYVDTINGGVYISGRFQYAGGDEVNGITRWNGTSFESLGGGVDYCIQSCPRVVGVTKFQEDIYCSPTGFSIGGFEPKGLARWDGEGWSPVSTGLTFFSGANGVASDFLSTDSILYIFGNFHIAGQDTANSVAIWDGNELQGLGFSFVFFPNNFVSINTAILHNDIIYVGGNFSLAPGIENTIDFAAYDGNAWFSPARIKGPNDDIGALAVYDGEIYLAGNFRVSSGNAGNAIMKYSNGIFVDVGGSFDSELANVSELIVYQGSLYAFGLFNSVGGGIPAKNMARWDGEKWCGFNFDFDGRVSMAGVLDDQLYIGGNFRRIDEDTFSYLALWEGALIPDTCGEVVAHSPTNRATELNLQLFPNPATLTLHLQLNAFQAEKATLTIHNAAGQLQRQEQLELGPQLQQHQVDVSAWPPGVYFLRLKAGGRQVARRFVKAE from the coding sequence ATGAAAGAACAAGTGGTATTGTTAATTTTTTTTCTTGTTTCCATTTATGCCAATGGACAAGCCTGGCAAAAACTATCGAGCGGGTTAGACTATACCCCCGCTAGAATGTATGTAGATACTATAAATGGAGGAGTATATATTTCAGGGCGGTTTCAGTACGCAGGCGGAGATGAAGTGAATGGCATTACGAGATGGAATGGAACCAGTTTTGAAAGCCTGGGCGGCGGCGTGGATTACTGTATCCAATCTTGTCCTCGAGTAGTAGGAGTTACTAAATTTCAGGAAGATATCTACTGCTCTCCCACCGGCTTTAGCATCGGCGGGTTTGAGCCCAAAGGGCTGGCGCGCTGGGATGGCGAAGGCTGGTCTCCGGTCAGTACAGGCCTTACTTTTTTTTCGGGGGCAAACGGAGTTGCAAGCGACTTCCTTTCGACGGATTCTATCCTATACATTTTTGGCAATTTTCATATAGCCGGGCAGGATACCGCCAATAGCGTGGCTATTTGGGACGGCAATGAGCTGCAAGGCTTGGGATTTTCATTTGTATTCTTTCCAAATAATTTTGTGAGTATTAACACTGCTATTTTGCACAACGATATAATCTATGTGGGGGGGAACTTCAGTTTAGCTCCTGGGATAGAGAATACTATTGATTTTGCAGCCTACGATGGCAACGCCTGGTTTTCACCCGCTAGGATAAAAGGGCCGAATGATGATATAGGCGCTCTGGCTGTATATGATGGTGAAATTTATTTAGCCGGCAATTTCAGAGTGTCCAGCGGTAATGCCGGGAATGCCATCATGAAGTACTCTAATGGCATTTTTGTTGATGTAGGGGGCAGCTTTGACAGCGAATTGGCCAATGTTAGCGAATTAATTGTATACCAGGGCAGCCTTTACGCATTCGGCCTTTTCAATTCGGTCGGCGGAGGAATCCCGGCGAAGAATATGGCTCGATGGGACGGGGAAAAATGGTGTGGTTTCAACTTCGATTTTGATGGAAGAGTAAGTATGGCTGGCGTACTTGACGATCAGCTTTATATTGGCGGCAATTTTCGGCGTATTGATGAAGATACTTTCAGTTATTTGGCGCTATGGGAAGGAGCGTTGATACCGGATACCTGTGGTGAAGTGGTAGCCCATTCGCCAACAAACAGGGCTACGGAACTGAATCTTCAACTCTTCCCCAACCCCGCCACCCTCACCCTCCACCTCCAGCTCAACGCCTTCCAGGCAGAAAAAGCCACCCTCACCATACACAACGCCGCCGGCCAGTTGCAGCGCCAGGAGCAGCTCGAGCTTGGGCCCCAGCTCCAGCAGCATCAGGTAGATGTATCGGCCTGGCCGCCGGGGGTGTACTTTTTGCGGCTGAAGGCAGGGGGGCGGCAGGTGGCGAGGCGGTTCGTTAAGGCGGAATGA